Genomic window (Deltaproteobacteria bacterium):
GGCGTCCGCGGTGGTCAGCGACGTGATCGAGATCGCGCGGAACCTTCGGCGGGGATGCGCCGGCCGGATACCGCCCGGGGGGTTCTTCCTCGCCGATCCGTCGGCCCGGGCGGACCTCGCGCCGTTCGACCAGGTCCACAGCGAGTACTACCTGAAATTCCGGGTGATGGACAAACCCGGCGTTCTCTCGAGAATCGCGGGGGTGCTGGGCAGCCACGCGATCAGCATCGCGTCCGTTCTCCAGAAGGGACAGGGGCAGGCCGCGGTTCCCATTTTCATCGTCACCCACCGGGCGGTGGAGAGCGACATGCGGGCGGCGCTCGCCGAGGTGGACCGTCTCCCGGATGTCGTCGACCGGACGCGAATGATCCGGATCGAAAACAATCTCTAAAAGGAACCGAGGCGAAATGCACTGGCAAGGGATCATCCACCATTACGGGCGGTTCTTCACCCCCGTTCCCGAGGATGCCGTCGTCACGCTGCTGGAGGGGAACACTCCCCTCATCCCGGCCCCCGCGCTGGCCCGCCGGATCGCTCCGGGAACCGAGCTGTACCTCAAGTACGAGGGGCTGAACCCGACCGGTTCCTTCAAGGACCGCGGGATGACGATGGCCGTCTCCAGGGCGAAGGCGGAAGGGTCGGACTCGGTCATCTGCGCCTCCACGGGAAACACTTCCGCCTCCGCGGCCGCCTACGCCGCCCGTGCCGGGATGAAGGCGTTCGTCCTCATCCCCGAGGGGAAGATCGCGTTGGGGAAGCTCTCCCAGGCGATGATCCACGGTGCTCAGGTCCTCCAGGTGCTGGGCAACTTCGACGACGCCCTCTCGCTCGTCAAGGAAGTCTCGGCAAAGTACCCCGTGACGCTGGTGAACTCGCTGAACCCGTACCGGATCGAAGGGCAGAAGTCGGCCGCGTTCGAGATCGTCGACGCCCTCGGAGACGCACCCGACTACCACATCCTCCCGGTGGGGAACGCGGGGAACATCACCGCGTACTGGGCCGGGTACAAGGAGTACCGGGCCGCCGGGAAGTCGAAGCGCCTTCCCGCGATGCTCGGCTGGCAGGCGGAAGGGGCGGCCCCGATCGTCCGCGGAGCCCCTGTCGCGAAGCCCGAGACGGTCGCCACCGCCATCCGCATCGGCAACCCCGCCTCGTGGAAACAGGCGGAAGCCGCGCGCGACGAGTCCGGGGGTCTCATCCGGATGGTGAGCGACGCGGAGATCCTCGAGGCATACAAGATGGTCGCCGAGACGGAAGGGGTCTTCTGCGAGCCCGCGTCCGCCGCCTCGATCGCCGGTGTGATAAAATTGGGG
Coding sequences:
- the thrC gene encoding threonine synthase, which encodes MHWQGIIHHYGRFFTPVPEDAVVTLLEGNTPLIPAPALARRIAPGTELYLKYEGLNPTGSFKDRGMTMAVSRAKAEGSDSVICASTGNTSASAAAYAARAGMKAFVLIPEGKIALGKLSQAMIHGAQVLQVLGNFDDALSLVKEVSAKYPVTLVNSLNPYRIEGQKSAAFEIVDALGDAPDYHILPVGNAGNITAYWAGYKEYRAAGKSKRLPAMLGWQAEGAAPIVRGAPVAKPETVATAIRIGNPASWKQAEAARDESGGLIRMVSDAEILEAYKMVAETEGVFCEPASAASIAGVIKLGTERFFRSGQRLVCTLTGHGLKDPDNAIAQSVAPVTIPPVLGDVLRIFGF